In Phaeobacter piscinae, one genomic interval encodes:
- the coxB gene encoding cytochrome c oxidase subunit II has translation MKNALMLSGLFSGLSSLPAMAQEGLETIGKPVDGGLGFQPAATELAEGIHSLDYMILVIITAVCVFVGGLLLYAIVRFNRRANPNAAQFTHNTPVEIAWTVVPILILVFIGSFSLPELFRQQEIPEGDITIKVTGYQWYWGYEYVDHEFGFESFMLAKEELADNGYAEDEYLLATDTAVVVPVGKTVVMQVTGADVIHSWTIPAFGVKQDAVPGRLAELWFKADKEGIYFGQCSELCGKDHAYMPITVKVVSQEAYDAWLEGAIEEYAGLPQSYQVASN, from the coding sequence ATGAAGAACGCTTTGATGCTTTCAGGCCTTTTCTCGGGCCTCTCGAGCCTTCCAGCTATGGCGCAAGAAGGTCTGGAAACCATTGGCAAGCCGGTTGACGGCGGCCTTGGCTTTCAGCCGGCAGCGACCGAGCTTGCCGAAGGCATCCATTCTCTGGACTACATGATTTTGGTGATCATCACCGCTGTTTGTGTGTTTGTCGGGGGGCTGCTGCTCTATGCAATCGTGCGGTTTAACCGTCGCGCCAACCCGAATGCGGCCCAGTTCACCCACAATACGCCGGTTGAAATCGCATGGACCGTTGTGCCGATCCTGATCCTGGTGTTTATCGGCTCCTTCTCGCTGCCGGAGCTGTTCCGTCAGCAGGAAATCCCCGAGGGCGACATCACCATCAAGGTGACCGGCTACCAGTGGTACTGGGGCTATGAGTATGTTGACCACGAGTTCGGTTTCGAAAGCTTCATGCTGGCCAAAGAAGAACTGGCTGACAACGGCTACGCCGAAGATGAGTATCTGCTGGCCACCGACACTGCCGTTGTCGTGCCTGTCGGTAAAACCGTCGTGATGCAGGTGACCGGTGCAGACGTGATCCATTCCTGGACCATCCCGGCGTTTGGCGTGAAGCAGGATGCGGTTCCCGGTCGTCTGGCGGAGCTGTGGTTCAAGGCTGACAAGGAAGGCATCTACTTCGGTCAGTGTTCCGAGCTTTGCGGCAAGGACCACGCCTATATGCCGATCACTGTAAAAGTGGTGAGCCAAGAGGCCTATGACGCCTGGCTGGAAGGCGCGATCGAAGAATACGCCGGTCTGCCCCAGTCCTATCAGGTCGCCTCCAACTGA
- the cyoE gene encoding heme o synthase — translation MTDASINASTVQQGDAEFGDYFALLKPRVMSLVVFTALVGLLAAPVGVHPVIGFSAILFIAIGGGASGALNMWWDADIDQVMKRTKSRPIPAGKVEPGEALSLGLALSGLSVIMLALATNVFAGAFLAFTIFFYVVIYTMWLKRATPQNIVIGGAAGAFPPVIGWIAATGSMAVEPWLMFALTFMWTPPHFWALALFMRSDYDDAGVPMLTVTHGRRSTRKHILIYTALLALLAVGTAFSGVGGPIYLGVALVLNALFLQGAWKISRRDEDDSEADNFKVERSFFKLSLLYLFLHFGAILAEAVLKPYGLGGW, via the coding sequence ATGACTGACGCAAGCATCAACGCCAGCACCGTCCAGCAAGGGGACGCGGAGTTCGGGGATTATTTTGCCCTGCTCAAACCGCGCGTGATGTCCCTTGTGGTGTTCACGGCGCTGGTAGGGCTTCTGGCTGCGCCCGTTGGCGTGCACCCTGTCATCGGCTTCAGCGCTATCCTGTTCATTGCCATCGGCGGTGGCGCCTCCGGGGCGCTGAACATGTGGTGGGACGCCGATATTGATCAGGTGATGAAACGCACCAAGAGCCGCCCGATCCCCGCAGGCAAGGTAGAGCCGGGTGAGGCGCTGTCGCTGGGGCTGGCGCTGTCCGGTCTGTCGGTGATCATGCTGGCACTGGCAACCAATGTGTTTGCCGGGGCGTTTCTGGCCTTCACCATCTTCTTTTACGTGGTGATTTACACCATGTGGCTGAAGCGCGCGACGCCGCAGAACATCGTCATTGGTGGCGCTGCGGGCGCCTTCCCGCCGGTCATTGGCTGGATTGCGGCCACAGGCTCCATGGCAGTTGAGCCCTGGCTGATGTTCGCCCTGACCTTTATGTGGACGCCGCCGCATTTCTGGGCGCTGGCGCTGTTCATGCGCTCGGATTACGACGATGCGGGCGTGCCGATGCTGACTGTGACCCATGGCCGCCGCTCCACCCGCAAACATATTCTGATCTACACGGCCCTGCTGGCCCTGCTGGCGGTTGGCACGGCCTTCTCCGGCGTGGGTGGCCCAATCTATCTGGGGGTGGCGCTGGTGCTGAACGCGCTGTTCCTGCAAGGCGCCTGGAAGATCTCGCGTCGTGACGAAGACGACAGCGAGGCGGACAACTTCAAAGTCGAGCGCAGCTTCTTCAAACTGTCGCTGCTGTACCTCTTCCTGCACTTCGGCGCGATCCTCGCTGAGGCTGTGCTGAAACCCTACGGATTGGGAGGCTGGTAA
- a CDS encoding cytochrome c oxidase assembly protein — protein MALQGPQKTVVQLVGVVVLMGGLAWASVPFYDWFCRVTGFGGVTGVADQASDTVLDQTITVRFDASKERDMPWQFTPVEREMEIKIGETGLAFYEAYNPTDRPVAGQASYNVTPYSAGAFFEKIACFCFEEQVLQPGERVEMPVTFFVDPEIVEDRDGKYVHTITLSYTFYEIDLPEGYAALETGDTAGAGTNTN, from the coding sequence ATGGCATTGCAGGGACCACAGAAAACCGTCGTACAGCTGGTTGGTGTTGTTGTCCTGATGGGTGGGCTCGCCTGGGCATCGGTGCCGTTTTATGATTGGTTCTGCCGGGTCACCGGCTTTGGCGGCGTCACTGGCGTTGCGGATCAGGCTTCTGATACGGTGCTGGATCAGACCATCACCGTGCGTTTTGACGCCTCCAAGGAACGCGATATGCCGTGGCAATTCACCCCGGTTGAGCGTGAGATGGAGATCAAGATCGGGGAAACCGGGCTGGCCTTCTATGAGGCCTACAACCCGACCGACCGCCCCGTTGCCGGGCAGGCGTCTTACAATGTGACGCCCTATTCGGCCGGCGCTTTCTTTGAGAAAATCGCCTGTTTCTGCTTTGAAGAGCAGGTGCTGCAACCGGGGGAACGGGTGGAAATGCCTGTGACCTTCTTTGTCGATCCTGAAATTGTCGAGGATCGGGACGGAAAATACGTGCATACGATCACGCTGTCGTACACATTCTATGAAATCGATCTGCCAGAAGGGTATGCCGCCCTTGAAACCGGTGATACAGCCGGGGCAGGCACAAACACGAACTAG
- a CDS encoding cytochrome c oxidase subunit 3, which translates to MAHAKNHDYHILPPSIWPLLSSLGTFIMLFGAVLWMHGVTAYAFWGGLIMVVYSAYAWWAEVVAEARQGDHTPVVRIGLRYGFILFVMSEVMFFFAWFWSFFKHAIYPMETYVGTEYVAPSIYPVDAFHLPLINTLVLLLSGCAVTWAHHALVHNNDRKALIQGLSIGILLGVFFTFLQGYEYVHLLHEGWEFGGDEFYSNFFMATGFHGFHVIIGTIFLTVCLIRAMKGDFTPEQHVGFEAAAWYWHFVDVVWLFLFVAVYVWGTAGLAH; encoded by the coding sequence ATGGCGCACGCTAAAAATCACGACTATCATATTCTTCCGCCGTCGATCTGGCCGCTGCTCAGCTCGCTCGGGACCTTCATCATGTTGTTTGGCGCGGTTCTGTGGATGCATGGCGTTACAGCCTATGCGTTCTGGGGCGGCCTCATCATGGTGGTCTACAGCGCCTATGCCTGGTGGGCAGAGGTTGTTGCCGAGGCGCGTCAGGGCGATCACACCCCGGTTGTTCGCATCGGTCTGCGCTATGGGTTCATCCTCTTTGTGATGTCCGAAGTGATGTTCTTCTTCGCTTGGTTCTGGTCGTTCTTCAAACACGCGATCTACCCGATGGAGACCTATGTCGGCACCGAATATGTGGCGCCGAGCATCTATCCGGTTGATGCCTTCCACCTGCCGCTGATCAACACGCTGGTGTTGCTGCTGTCTGGCTGTGCTGTCACCTGGGCGCACCACGCGCTGGTCCACAACAATGACCGCAAGGCGCTGATCCAGGGCCTGTCCATCGGTATCTTGCTGGGTGTCTTCTTCACCTTCCTGCAGGGCTATGAATATGTTCACCTGCTGCACGAAGGCTGGGAATTTGGCGGCGATGAGTTCTACTCGAACTTCTTCATGGCCACGGGTTTCCACGGTTTTCACGTGATCATCGGGACCATCTTCCTGACCGTCTGCCTGATCCGCGCGATGAAAGGCGATTTCACCCCCGAGCAGCACGTCGGTTTTGAGGCCGCTGCCTGGTACTGGCACTTCGTTGACGTGGTCTGGCTGTTCCTCTTCGTGGCGGTTTACGTCTGGGGCACCGCAGGTCTGGCCCACTAA
- a CDS encoding SURF1 family protein: MRRLIFLSLVGGLGLAALMALGIWQIQRLAWKEDLLRTIDARIAAAPVALPETPTQAQDRYRAVSVTGEVEAAELHVFWVTKTAETGYRIIAPFLTEDGRRVLLDRGFVPAAAKERARATGAAAITGNLLWPDEGDWTTPAPEVDTNILYARDVAYMAERLGTEPVLIVARSASADADVTPQPVTTAGIQNNHLQYAITWFSLALIWAAMTTYFLWRSRPKSEG, encoded by the coding sequence ATGCGACGGTTGATCTTTCTATCCCTTGTTGGCGGTCTGGGCCTTGCGGCGCTGATGGCACTGGGGATCTGGCAGATCCAGCGACTGGCCTGGAAAGAAGACCTGCTGCGCACCATCGACGCCCGGATCGCGGCGGCCCCGGTTGCCCTGCCAGAGACCCCGACGCAGGCGCAGGATCGCTACCGCGCGGTGTCGGTCACTGGCGAGGTTGAAGCGGCGGAACTGCATGTGTTCTGGGTCACCAAGACGGCTGAGACCGGCTACCGCATCATCGCCCCCTTTCTGACCGAAGATGGCCGGCGGGTGCTGTTGGACCGGGGTTTTGTTCCCGCCGCCGCGAAGGAGCGCGCGCGTGCCACCGGCGCCGCCGCGATCACCGGCAACCTCCTGTGGCCGGATGAGGGCGACTGGACCACTCCGGCTCCCGAGGTCGATACCAATATCCTCTATGCGCGCGATGTGGCTTATATGGCCGAACGGCTGGGCACCGAACCGGTGCTGATCGTCGCCCGCAGTGCCTCTGCCGACGCGGATGTAACACCGCAGCCGGTGACCACAGCAGGCATCCAGAACAATCACTTGCAATACGCGATCACCTGGTTTTCGCTGGCCTTGATCTGGGCCGCCATGACCACCTATTTCCTGTGGCGCTCGCGCCCAAAATCCGAAGGCTGA